A DNA window from Arachis duranensis cultivar V14167 chromosome 3, aradu.V14167.gnm2.J7QH, whole genome shotgun sequence contains the following coding sequences:
- the LOC107476679 gene encoding guanine nucleotide-binding protein subunit beta, which yields MSLSQPKMSVAELKERHLAATDTLNNLKQRLNHTRRSLLDTDLAGYARSQGKSPVTFGPTDLVCCRTLQGHTGKVYSLDWTSERNRIVSASQDGRLIVWNALTRQKIHAIKLPCAWVMTTAFSPTGQSVACGGLDSVCSIFNLNSATDKDGNLPVSRMLSGHKGYISSCQYVPDEDTHLITGSGDQTCVLWDITTGLKTSVFGGEFQSGHTADVLSISINGSNSRIFASGSCDATARLWDTRVASRAVRTFHGHEGDVNSVKFFPDGNRFGTGSDDGTCRLFDIRTGHQLQVYCQKHSDNDIPPVTSIAFSISGRLLFAGYTNGDCYVWDTLLAKVVLNLGSLQDSHEGRISCLGLAADGSALCTGSWDTNLKIWAFGGHRRMV from the exons ATGTCCCTTTCTCAACCCAAAATGTCCGTTGCTGAGCTCAAGGAGCGTCACTTAGCTGCCACTGACACACTCAACAATCTCAAACAACGTTTAAACCATACACGCCGTTCTTTGCTTGATACTGATC TTGCTGGGTATGCGAGGTCTCAGGGCAAGAGTCCTGTGACTTTTGGACCCACCGATCTGGTTTGCTGTAGAACTTTGCAGGGACATACAGGAAAG GTGTATTCATTAGATTGGACGTCTGAGAGGAATCGGATTGTTAGTGCATCCCAAGATGGCCGATTAATCGTTTGGAATGCTCTAACAAGGCAGAAAATCCATGCCATAAAGCTGCCTTGTGCATGGGTCATGACAACTGCATTCTCGCCAACTGGTCAGTCGGTTGCATGCGGTGGTCTTGATAGTGTTTGCTCTATTTTCAATCTGAATTCTGCCACTGACAAGGATGGGAATCTACCTGTTTCCCGGATGCTTAGCGGACACAAGGGTTACATTTCATCTTGTCAATATGTTCCAGATGAAGACACTCACTTAATTACTGGTTCTGGTGATCAGACTTGTGTTCTATGGGATATTACAACTGGCCTTAAAACCTCTGTCTTCGGAGGTGAATTTCAGTCTGGACATACTGCAGATGTACTTAG CATCTCCATTAACGGCTCCAACTCAAGAATATTTGCATCTGGTTCTTGTGATGCCACTGCTCGATTATGGGATACTCGTGTGGCAAGTCGAGCAGTTCGGACATTCCATGGGCATGAAGGAGATGTTAATTCAGTCAAGTTCTTTCCAGATGGAAATAGATTTGGTACTGGCTCAGATGATGGAACATGCAGATTGTTTGACATTCGGACTGGACACCAACTTCAAGTATATTGTCAGAAGCACAGTGACAATGACATTCCACCCGTGACCTCCATTGCATTCTCCATATCAGGAAGACTCCTTTTTGCTGGATACACAAATGGAGATTGCTATGTCTGGGACACTTTGTTGGCAAAG GTGGTGTTGAATTTAGGGTCTCTTCAAGACTCTCATGAGGGCAGGATCAGCTGTTTAGGTCTGGCAGCTGATGGAAGTGCCTTGTGTACAGGAAGTTGGGACACAAACCTAAAG ATATGGGCATTTGGAGGGCATAGGAGGATGGTCTGA
- the LOC107476677 gene encoding coatomer subunit gamma-2 isoform X2 produces MAQPLVKKDDDHDDEAEYSPFLGIEKGAVLQEARVFNDPQLDARRCSQVITKLLYLLNQGDTFTKVEATEVFFAVTKLFQSRDLGLRRMVYLIIKELSPSSDEVIIVTSSLMKDMNSKIDMYRANAIRVLCRITDGTLLTQIERYLKQAIVDKNPVVASAALVSGIHLLQTNPEIVKRWSNEVQEAVQSRSPLVQFHALALLHQIRQNDRLAVSKLVTSLTRGTVRSPLAQCLLIRYTSQVIRESGNNTQSGDRPFYDYLEGCLRHKSEMVIFEAARAITELNGVTSRELTPAITVLQLFLSSSKPVLRFAAVRTLNKVAMKHPMAVTNCNIDMESLISDQNRSIATLAITTLLKTGNESSVDRLMKQITNFMSDIADEFKIVVVEAIRSLCLKFPLKYRSLMNFLSNILREEGGFDYKKAIVDSIVILIRDIPDAKESGLLHLCEFIEDCEFTYLSTQILHFLGVEGPKTSDPSKYIRYIYNRVHLENATVRASAVSTLAKFGAAVDELKPRIFVLLRRCVFDSDDEVRDRATLYQNTLGGDGSVVETDKDVKDFLFGSFDIPLVNLETSLKNYVPSEEPFDINSVPREVKSAPLAEKKAPGKKPAGLGVSSSGPLSTVDSYERMLLSIPEFANFGKLFKSSAPVELTEAETEYAVNVVKHVFDKHIVFQYNCTNTIPEQLLENVIVIVDASEAEEFSEVFSKPLRSLPYDSPGQTFVAFEKPEGLATVGKFTNILRFIVKEVDPSTGEAEEDGVEDEYQLEDLEVVAADYILKVGVSNFRNAWEGMGPDCERVDEYGLGPRESLAEAVNAVITLLGMQPCEGTEVVPPNSRSHTCLLSGVYIGNIKVLVRLSFGLDGPKDVAMKLAVRSEDETVSDAIHEIVASG; encoded by the exons ATGGCTCAGCCTCTAGTGAAGAAGGACGATGACCACGACGACGAAG CTGAGTATTCTCCCTTCTTGGGAATTGAAAAAGGGGCTGTTCTTCAGGAGGCCAGGGTTTTTAATGACCCGCAACTAGATGCTAGGAGATGTTCACag GTTATTACAAAACTGTTATACCTACTGAATCAGGGAGATACATTTACAAAG GTTGAAGCCACAGAAGTTTTCTTTGCTGTGACAAAGCTCTTCCAGTCTCGAGATCTTGGGCTTAGGAGAATGGTCTACCTCATAATAAAGGAACTCTCCCCTTCTTCAGATGAG GTTATCATTGTCACAAGCTCTCTTATGAAGGACATGAATAGTAAGATTGATATGTATAGGGCAAATGCCATTCGTGTGCTTTGTCGTATCACAGATGGAACGCTCCTTACCCAAATTGAGCGGTATTTGAAACAAGCCATTGTAGATAAGAATCCAGTCGTTGCAAGTGCGGCCCTCGTTAGTGGCATACATCTCCTCCAG ACAAATCCTGAGATAGTAAAAAGGTGGAGCAATGAGGTTCAGGAAGCTGTTCAATCAAGATCACCTCTTGTACAGTTTCATGCACTGGCTTTGCTACATCAG ATACGGCAGAATGATCGACTAGCTGTTAGCAAGCTGGTTACCAGCTTGACAAGGGGAACTGTCCGCTCACCTTTGGCCCAGTGCCTTTTGATTCGTTATACAAGTCAG GTTATTCGGGAATCAGGAAATAATACACAATCAGGTGACCGCCCCTTCTATGATTATCTTGAGGGTTGCCTTCGTCACAAATCAGAGATGGTGATTTTTGAAGCTGCCAGAGCAATTACAGAGCTCAATGGTGTAACAAGCCGAGAATTAACACCAGCAATTACCGTTCTTCAGCTCTTCTTGAGTTCTTCTAAGCCAGTTTTGAGATTTGCAGCTGTCCGAACTTTGAACAAG GTTGCAATGAAACATCCAATGGCCGTCACTAACTGCAACATTGATATGGAAAGTTTGATTTCTGACCAGAACAGAAGCATTGCTACACTAGCTATTACCACTCTTTTGAAAACAGGTAACGAATCCAGCGTAGACCGTCTTATGAAGCAGATTACAAATTTCATGTCTGATATTGCGGATGAATTCAAGATTGTTGTCGTTGAAGCAATAAGATCATTATGCTTGAAGTTCCCCTTAAAATATAGATCTCT GATGAACTTCCTGAGTAACATTCTTAGGGAAGAAGGTGGTTTTGATTACAAGAAAGCAATTGTAGATTCAATTGTGATTCTGATTCGAGATATCCCTGATGCTAAGGAAAGTGGGCTGCTCCATCTTTGTGAGTTCATTGAAGATTGTGAATTCACTTATTTGTCCACAcag ATACTACACTTTCTGGGAGTTGAAGGCCCAAAGACATCAGACCCCAGCAAATATATTCGTTATATTTATAACAGAGTACATCTTGAGAATGCAACTGTTAGGGCCAGTGCTGTGAGCACGCTAGCAAAGTTTGGGGCTGCAGTTGATGAGTTAAAG CCCCGCATATTTGTTCTGCTAAGGCGGTGTGTTTTTGACAGTGATGATGAG GTCCGTGATAGGGCAACACTTTATCAGAATACGCTTGGAGGCGATGGTTCAGTTGTTGAGACTGATAAAGATGTGAAGGACTTCCTCTTTGGGTCATTTGATATCCCACTTGTCAATCTTGAGACTAGTTTGAAAAATTAT GTGCCTTCTGAAGAGCCTTTTGACATTAACTCAGTGCCCAGGGAGGTGAAGTCTGCGCCTCTTGCAGAGAAGAAAGCACCTGGTAAAAAGCCAGCTGGTTTGGGTGTCTCTAGTAGTGGGCCCCTGTCTACTGTTGATTCATATGAAAGGATGCTTTTGTCCATTCCTGAGTTTGCAAACTTTGGGAAGCTTTTCAAG TCCTCAGCACCAGTGGAGCTTACCGAAGCAGAGACAGAATATGCTGTTAATGTTGTTAAACACGTATTTGACAAGCATATTGTGTTTCAGTACAACTGCACAAACACAATACCGGAGCAGTTGTTAGAAAAT GTTATTGTAATTGTGGATGCTTCAGAAGCAGAAGAATTTTCTGAGGTGTTCTCCAAGCCTCTCAGGTCTCTTCCTTATGATTCACCTGGGCAAACTTTTGTGGCATTCGAGAAGCCTGAGGGATTGGCAACAGTTGGAAAATTCACTAACATCCTGAGATTTATTGTTAAAGAG GTTGACCCATCCACTGGTGAGGCAGAAGAAGATGGCGTTGAAGATGAATACCAGCTGGAGGATCTGGAGGTTGTTGCGGCAGATTACATATTGAAAGTGGGGGTCTCCAATTTCAGGAATGCTTGGGAAGGTATGGGACCTGATTGTGAACGAGTAGATGAATATGGTCTTGGCCCGAGGGAGAGTTTGGCCGAAGCTGTAAATGCGGTCATCACTCTTCTTGGCATGCAGCCTTGTGAG GGCACGGAGGTTGTCCCTCCCAATTCAAGGTCGCACACATGTTTACTGTCAGGTGTATACATAGGGAACATCAAAGTGCTTGTGCGGTTGTCCTTCGGACTTGACGGTCCTAAGGATGTTGCAATGAAACTGGCCGTCAGATCCGAGGATGAAACCGTCAGTGATGCCATTCACGAGATTGTGGCAAGCGGCTAA
- the LOC107476680 gene encoding guanine nucleotide-binding protein subunit beta-1: MSLSQPKMSVAELKERHLAATDTLNNLKQRLNHTRRSLLDTDLAGYARSQGKSPVTFGPTDLVCCRTLQGHTGKVYSLDWTSERNRIVSASQDGRLIVWNALTRQKIHAIKLPCAWVMATAFSPTGQSITCGGLDSVCSIFNLNSATDKDGNLPVSRTLCGHKGYISSCQYVPDEDTHLITGSGDQTCVLWDITTGLKTSVFGGEFQSGHTADVLSISINESNSRMFASGSCDTTARLWDTRMASRAVRTFHGHEGDVNSVKLFPDGNRFGTGSEDGTCRLFDIRTGHQLQVYCQKHSDNETPPVTSITFSISGRLLFAGYTNGDCYVWDTLLAKVVLNLGSLQDSHEGRISCLGLAADGSALCTGSWDTNLKIWAFGGHRRMI; encoded by the exons ATGTCCCTTTCTCAACCTAAAATGTCTGTTGCTGAGCTCAAGGAGCGTCACTTAGCTGCCACTGACACACTCAACAATCTCAAACAACGTTTAAACCATACACGCCGTTCTTTGCTTGATACTGATC TTGCTGGGTATGCGAGGTCTCAGGGTAAGAGTCCTGTGACTTTTGGACCTACTGATCTGGTTTGCTGTAGAACTTTGCAGGGCCATACAGGAAAG GTGTATTCATTAGATTGGACATCTGAGAGGAATCGGATTGTTAGTGCATCCCAAGATGGTCGATTAATTGTGTGGAATGCTCTAACAAGGCAGAAAATCCACGCCATAAAGCTTCCTTGTGCATGGGTCATGGCAACTGCTTTCTCACCAACTGGCCAGTCAATTACATGTGGTGGACTTGACAGTGTTTGCTCTATTTTCAACCTGAATTCCGCCACCGACAAGGATGGGAATCTACCTGTTTCCCGGACGCTTTGTGGACACAAGGGTTACATTTCATCTTGTCAGTATGTTCCTGATGAAGACACTCACTTAATTACTGGTTCTGGTGATCAGACTTGTGTTCTATGGGATATTACTACCGGCCTTAAAACTTCTGTCTTTGGTGGTGAATTTCAATCTGGACATACTGCAGATGTACTTAG CATCTCCATTAACGAATCCAACTCAAGAATGTTTGCATCTGGTTCCTGTGACACCACTGCTCGATTGTGGGATACACGTATGGCAAGTCGAGCAGTTCGGACATTCCATGGGCATGAAGGAGATGTTAATTCGGTCAAGCTCTTTCCAGATGGAAATAGATTCGGAACTGGCTCGGAGGACGGAACATGCAGATTGTTTGACATTCGGACTGGACACCAACTTCAAGTATACTGTCAGAAGCACAGTGACAATGAAACACCACCCGTGACCTCCATCACATTCTCCATATCAGGAAGACTCCTTTTTGCTGGATACACAAATGGAGATTGCTACGTATGGGACACTTTGTTGGCAAAG GTGGTGTTGAATTTAGGGTCTCTTCAAGACTCTCATGAGGGCAGGATCAGCTGTTTAGGTCTGGCAGCTGATGGAAGTGCCTTGTGTACAGGAAGTTGGGACACAAACCTTAAG aTATGGGCATTTGGAGGGCATAGGAGGATGATTTGA
- the LOC107476676 gene encoding cyclase-associated protein 1 — MEEKLIQRLESAVSRLEALSAGSHGGAFTAGGGGAGADDAARDPSVVAFGDLIDEHLSKLSAAAEVIGGQVLGISNVVKEAFAAQKELLITLKHTQKPSPQGMAEFLKPLNDIIKKANAMAEGKRSDYFNHLKAAGDSLSALAWIAYTGKECGMSMPIAHVEDSWQMAEFYSNKVLVEYRNKDPNHVEWVKALKDLYVPGLRDYVKKFHPLGPVWSPTGKVIAASKAPSSNSPAAPPPPPASLLSSETSRASCSKPNVGMSAVFQQISSGDITSGLRKVTNDMKAKNRTDRTGVVGTTEKESHAAPKATPKAGPPKFELQMGRKWVVENQIENKSLVIEDCDAKQSVYVYGCKNSVLQIQGKVNNITVDKCIKMGVVFKDVVAAFEVVNCSSIEVQCQGSAPTISVDNTGGCQLYLSKDSLETSISTAKSSEINVMVPGAEPDGDWVEHALPQQYIHVFKDGRFETTPASHSGG; from the exons ATGGAAGAGAAACTTATACAGAGGTTGGAATCCGCGGTGTCGCGCTTGGAGGCTCTATCCGCCGGATCACATGGCGGAGCTTTCACGGccggtggtggtggtgctggTGCCGATGATGCGGCGCGAGATCCGTCCGTCGTGGCATTCGGCGATCTTATTGATGAGCACCTAAGTAAGCTCTCTGCTGCGGCGGAGGTCATCGGAGGTCAGGTGTTGGGTATCAGCAACGTTGTGAAGGAAGCTTTCGCCGCGCAGAAGGAGCTTCTGATTACGCTCAAGCACACTCAG AAGCCCAGCCCTCAGGGAATGGCTGAATTTCTGAAACCATTGAATGACATTATCAAAAAAGCTAACGCAATGGCAGAAGGAAAGAGATCTGATTATTTCAATCACTTGAAGGCTGCTGGAGACAGTCTCTCAGCTCTAGCATGGATTGCATATACAGGGAAGGAATGTG GTATGAGTATGCCTATTGCGCACGTGGAAGACAGTTGGCAGATGGCTGAGTTTTATAGCAACAAG GTGCTTGTCGAGTACAGAAATAAAGACCCAAATCATGTTGAGTGGGTCAAAGCTCTGAAAGATTTATATGTACCTGGCTTGAGGGATTATGTCAAGAAATTTCATCCTTTAGGCCCTGTATGGAGTCCAACAGGAAAAGTAATTGCTGCATCAAAAGCTCCTTCATCTAATTCACCTGCTGCCCCTCCTCCTCCACCTGCTTCTCTCCTTAGTTCTGAAACATCTCGGGCTTCATGTTCTAAGCCAAATGTAGGGATGTCTGCTGTTTTTCAACAGATCAGTTCAGGAGATATTACTTCAG GTTTGAGAAAGGTTACAAATGACATGAAAGCAAAGAATCGAACGGATAGAACTGGAGTTGTTGGAACTACTGAAAAAGAAAGTCATGCAGCTCCAAAGGCAACTCCTAAAGCAGGACCTCCGAAATTTGAGCTTCAAATGGGCCGCAA GTGGGTTGTTGAAAATCAAATTGAGAATAAATCTTTGGTCATTGAAGATTGTGATGCAAAGCAGTCTGTATATGTCTATGGATGCAAGAACTCTGTTTTACAGATTCAAG GCAAGGTCAACAATATAACCGTTGACAAATGCATTAAGATGGGAGTTGTGTTTAAG GATGTTGTTGCAGCTTTTGAGGTCGTAAACTGTAGTTCGATAGAGGTGCAGTGTCAG GGTTCCGCTCCAACAATTTCCGTGGACAATACTGGAGGCTGCCAGCTTTATCTGAGCAAGGATTCTTTAGAAACATCCATATCAACGGCAAAGTCAAGTGAGATTAATGTAATGGTTCCTGGTGCTGAGCCTGATGGTGATTGG GTGGAGCATGCTTTGCCCCAACAATATATCCATGTGTTCAAGGATGGTCGTTTTGAAACAACTCCAGCTTCTCACTCTGGAGGCTAA
- the LOC107476672 gene encoding probable receptor-like serine/threonine-protein kinase At4g34500, protein MAVSGNSSGEPLPELNTTSSVLGVKLVVLVAIIFIAIVVTILLIFFLCFRRSRTSSCRNHRTLGKHSSGTIPLVSKEINVVKSLDLEQQQQQQQILEDVVVVDDDLKKKKKKEEEEGEGTKNKKSEGEGSDDVSISGGRRSEASSMSVEDPNIGWGRWYSLKEVEVATRGFAEENVIGEGGYGIVYRGVLQDGSVVAVKNLLNNKGQAEKEFKVEVEAIGKVRHKNLVGLVGYCAEGPKRMLVYEYVNNGNLEQWLHGDVGPVSPLTWDIRMKIAIGTAKGLAYLHEGLEPKVVHRDIKSSNILLDKNWNAKVSDFGLAKLLGSEKTHVTTRVMGTFGYVSPEYASTGMLNERSDVYSFGVLLMEIITGRSPIDYSRPPGEMNLVDWFKGMVANRRGEELVDPLIEVQPSQRSLKRMLLICLRCIDLDVVKRPKMGQIVHMLEADDFPFRSEIRTLKEKDNVPSAADVSSKRVPYESKYAESIGKSRWK, encoded by the exons ATGGCGGTTTCCGGTAACTCCTCCGGCGAACCTCTACCTGAATTGAACACAACATCATCGGTTCTAGGCGTGAAGCTCGTGGTTCTAGTTGCAATTATCTTCATTGCGATCGTGGTAACGATCTtgctcatcttcttcctctgctTCAGAAGAAGCAGAACCTCCTCTTGCAGAAACCACAGAACCCTCGGGAAACATAGCTCAGGAACAATCCCTCTGGTTTCAAAGGAGATCAACGTCGTCAAATCCCTAGATCTcgaacaacaacagcaacagcaacagATTCTCGAAgacgttgttgttgttgatgatgatctaaagaagaagaagaagaaggaggaggaggaaggtgAAGGCACCAAGAATAAAAAGAGTGAGGGAGAAGGGAGTGATGACGTGTCAATTTCCGGTGGGAGAAGGAGTGAGGCGTCGTCGATGTCGGTGGAGGATCCGAACATCGGGTGGGGGAGGTGGTATAGTCTGAAGGAGGTGGAGGTGGCGACACGTGGCTTCGCGGAGGAGAATGTCATTGGTGAAGGTGGCTATGGGATTGTATACAGAGGAGTTCTGCAAGATGGTTCTGTTGTTGCCGTCAAGAATCTTCTCAACAACaa GGGTCAAGCGGAGAAGGAGTTTAAGGTGGAGGTTGAAGCCATTGGAAAAGTAAGGCATAAGAATTTGGTTGGGCTGGTAGGATATTGTGCAGAAGGTCCTAAAAG GATGCTTGTTTATGAATATGTTAACAATGGAAATTTGGAGCAGTGGCTGCATGGTGATGTAGGACCAGTGAGCCCCTTGACATGGGATATTCGGATGAAGATTGCCATTGGCACTGCTAAAGG GCTAGCTTACTTGCATGAAGGCTTAGAACCCAAAGTTGTGCACCGAGATATAAAATCCAGTAACATTCTTTTGGACAAAAACTGGAATGCCAAAGTATCCGATTTTGGACTTGCCAAGCTCTTAGGATCCGAGAAAACCCACGTGACTACGCGTGTAATGGGAACATTTGG ATATGTGTCACCTGAATATGCAAGCACCGGTATGCTTAATGAGCGCAGTGATGTGTATAGCTTCGGAGTTCTTCTCATGGAGATAATTACAGGAAGATCCCCCATTGATTATTCTAGACCTCCTGGAGAG ATGAATTTGGTTGATTGGTTCAAGGGAATGGTAGCAAATCGTCGTGGTGAAGAGTTAGTCGATCCTTTAATCGAGGTTCAGCCCTCTCAAAGATCCCTGAAGCGAATGTTACTCATTTGTCTTCGCTGTATTGATTTGGATGTTGTTAAGCGACCAAAGATGGGTCAAATTGTTCATATGCTTGAGGCAGATGATTTTCCATTTCGTTCT GAAATTCGTACACTTAAAGAGAAAGACAATGTCCCTTCTGCTGCAGATGTTTCGAGTAAAAGAGTGCCATATGAATCAAAATATGCAGAGTCCATAGGAAAATCAAGATGGAAATAA